A single window of Granulicella sibirica DNA harbors:
- the add gene encoding adenosine deaminase has product MARRIPKPELELEPEVWLRKLPKVELHLHLEGTILPETLVALSERHDAEPLTLAGAQQLYRYANFHGFLMAFKAVTERLRTPDDYEFMTYTMVRELAAQGVVHAEVYISFGILNRQGRLAVDDVMLAIERGRTRGEAEFGTTVYWLIDAVRHFGVEEAAVVFRAAAAMRKEFPSIVGIGIGGDEARGGADLFRELYEEAREAGLRLTAHAGESTGPASIWSAINIGAERIGHALTAKEDPELMEVLAEKQIPLEMNVTSNIRTGCCADFDAHPVKEYFDRGLMVTLNSDDPPMFGSNLLGEYILAYERYGFTLEQMRELAANSVEASFLPAERKIALLQKVEQFGW; this is encoded by the coding sequence ATGGCACGTCGGATTCCGAAACCTGAGCTGGAGCTTGAGCCGGAGGTATGGCTCCGCAAGCTTCCTAAAGTGGAGCTGCATCTGCATCTTGAGGGCACGATTCTGCCCGAGACGCTGGTTGCGCTGAGCGAGCGGCATGATGCGGAGCCGTTGACGCTCGCGGGGGCTCAACAGCTTTATCGCTATGCCAACTTTCATGGGTTTCTGATGGCCTTCAAGGCAGTGACGGAGAGGCTGCGGACCCCGGATGACTACGAGTTCATGACGTACACCATGGTTCGGGAGCTGGCGGCGCAGGGTGTGGTGCATGCTGAGGTGTATATCTCGTTCGGGATTCTGAACCGGCAGGGGCGGCTTGCGGTCGATGACGTGATGTTGGCGATCGAGCGGGGGCGGACGCGGGGTGAGGCGGAGTTTGGCACGACCGTTTACTGGCTGATCGATGCGGTGCGGCACTTCGGGGTCGAGGAGGCGGCGGTTGTGTTTCGGGCGGCGGCGGCCATGCGGAAGGAGTTTCCGAGCATTGTTGGGATCGGGATCGGCGGAGATGAGGCGCGAGGTGGGGCGGATCTCTTTCGGGAGCTCTATGAAGAGGCTCGGGAGGCTGGGCTACGGCTGACGGCGCATGCGGGGGAGTCAACGGGGCCGGCTAGTATCTGGTCGGCGATCAATATCGGGGCGGAGCGGATTGGGCATGCACTCACGGCGAAGGAAGATCCGGAGCTGATGGAGGTGTTGGCCGAGAAGCAGATTCCGCTGGAGATGAACGTGACGAGCAATATCCGGACGGGGTGTTGCGCCGACTTCGACGCGCATCCGGTGAAGGAGTACTTCGATCGCGGGCTGATGGTGACGCTGAACTCGGACGATCCGCCGATGTTCGGGAGCAACCTGCTGGGCGAGTACATCCTGGCGTACGAGCGGTATGGGTTCACGCTGGAGCAGATGCGGGAGCTGGCGGCCAACTCGGTCGAGGCGAGCTTTCTGCCTGCGGAGCGGAAGATTGCACTGCTCCAAAAAGTAGAGCAGTTCGGCTGGTAG
- a CDS encoding RidA family protein encodes MKNHTVAFAKRSLFLAALIALCASASASAQNKAIGFKQGMPFSNAYVAGNTLYVAGQQGPDENGKVTGTDITLQTTNTLNIIKKIVEDAGFKVTDIVNVTVYVTDLADVPAMNAVYKKLMPDPKPARATVKVAGLIGDAKIEISAIAVKQ; translated from the coding sequence ATGAAGAATCACACTGTTGCCTTTGCGAAGCGAAGCCTCTTTCTCGCTGCCCTCATTGCCCTTTGCGCCTCGGCCTCAGCGTCCGCGCAGAACAAGGCTATCGGGTTCAAGCAGGGCATGCCCTTCAGCAACGCCTACGTCGCAGGCAACACCCTCTACGTCGCCGGTCAGCAAGGCCCCGATGAGAATGGCAAGGTGACCGGGACCGACATCACCCTGCAGACGACCAACACCCTCAACATCATCAAGAAGATCGTCGAAGACGCCGGCTTCAAGGTCACGGACATCGTGAACGTCACGGTCTACGTAACCGACCTCGCCGATGTGCCAGCTATGAACGCTGTCTACAAGAAGCTTATGCCCGACCCCAAGCCTGCCCGTGCGACGGTCAAGGTCGCCGGACTGATCGGCGACGCCAAGATCGAAATCTCCGCCATCGCCGTCAAGCAGTAA
- a CDS encoding DUF5715 family protein produces the protein MRSTLTRLFAAFAALFLLPVSLLAYHSRTTGIKPPRPQVRFHPTHEAHWVRPAGRQAIKSRELSRKADSRHKRAELAVKEPVRRGRKQAATPVKLLKARQSHRRITKAAQTRALSADEPDESTPKSVPQPSVPTSVVSVIRQDAVHPQVAPAEEVVASAEVVPGLYDGRGHLNMPAALRGSHEVLVHQNLMADQDGLTRIQDDDDLLDMRQKKMLVALPVNEGLRIDERLPVNRRFCRPWVAQFLLAVGRAHYAQFHAPLQINSAVRTVSFQLRLMRTNGNAAQADGEAASPHLTGQAIDLGKKGMSQAEIAWMRLYLTPLLDDGRIDVEEEFQQACFHLSVYKRYAPMSVAPPRVIATHRTVTPALAATLE, from the coding sequence ATGCGTTCCACGCTAACCCGTTTGTTTGCAGCGTTCGCGGCCCTGTTTTTGCTTCCGGTTTCGCTCCTTGCCTACCATTCCCGCACGACCGGAATCAAGCCTCCGCGTCCCCAGGTGCGCTTCCATCCGACCCACGAAGCCCACTGGGTCCGCCCTGCAGGCAGGCAAGCGATCAAGTCCCGCGAACTCTCCCGCAAAGCAGACTCTCGCCACAAACGCGCGGAACTCGCGGTGAAGGAACCAGTGAGACGCGGTCGCAAGCAGGCCGCCACTCCCGTCAAGCTCTTGAAGGCCAGGCAAAGTCACCGGCGAATCACGAAAGCAGCACAAACGAGAGCACTTTCCGCCGACGAACCAGACGAGAGCACTCCGAAGTCAGTCCCTCAACCGAGCGTCCCCACCTCCGTTGTGAGCGTCATCCGCCAGGACGCAGTACACCCGCAAGTCGCTCCAGCCGAGGAGGTGGTGGCCTCAGCCGAGGTCGTTCCCGGCCTCTACGACGGACGCGGTCACCTCAATATGCCTGCAGCGCTTCGTGGCAGCCACGAGGTGTTGGTGCACCAGAACCTCATGGCCGACCAGGATGGCCTCACCCGCATACAGGATGACGACGATCTCCTCGACATGCGGCAGAAGAAGATGCTGGTGGCCTTACCGGTGAACGAAGGCCTCCGGATCGACGAGCGGCTTCCCGTGAACCGCAGATTCTGCAGGCCCTGGGTTGCGCAGTTTCTGCTCGCGGTGGGCCGGGCCCACTACGCACAGTTCCATGCGCCGCTTCAGATCAACTCGGCCGTGCGCACTGTTTCATTTCAGTTGAGGTTGATGCGGACGAATGGCAACGCGGCGCAGGCGGATGGGGAGGCAGCGTCACCCCATCTGACGGGGCAGGCAATTGATCTTGGGAAGAAGGGAATGTCGCAGGCGGAGATCGCCTGGATGCGCCTCTACCTCACGCCGCTTCTGGACGACGGGCGCATCGATGTCGAAGAGGAGTTTCAGCAGGCCTGTTTTCATCTCAGCGTCTACAAGCGGTATGCGCCCATGTCGGTAGCCCCGCCGCGAGTCATCGCAACGCACCGAACCGTTACGCCGGCCCTGGCGGCCACCCTCGAGTAG
- a CDS encoding c-type cytochrome domain-containing protein gives MRSVWVALGLGLISLSGKGLLGQEEARPEFYVQHVRPIFENQCFRCHGGMNHRGGLNMSTRAGMYKGGKDGAVLVPGDPSKSLMVKAIRHEGQNGSPKPMPEKSKLSDGDIGTIERWIRAGAIMPVDIPKP, from the coding sequence ATGCGGAGCGTCTGGGTGGCTTTAGGTTTGGGGCTTATCTCGTTGTCGGGTAAGGGGTTGTTGGGACAAGAGGAGGCTCGGCCAGAGTTTTACGTCCAGCACGTGAGACCGATCTTCGAGAACCAGTGTTTTCGGTGTCATGGAGGCATGAATCATCGGGGCGGATTGAACATGTCGACTCGGGCGGGGATGTACAAAGGGGGCAAGGATGGGGCCGTGCTGGTTCCCGGGGATCCAAGTAAGTCGTTGATGGTGAAGGCAATACGGCACGAGGGGCAGAACGGGAGTCCAAAGCCGATGCCGGAGAAGAGCAAACTTTCCGATGGCGATATCGGAACCATCGAACGGTGGATCCGGGCGGGGGCGATCATGCCGGTGGACATTCCGAAGCCTTAG
- a CDS encoding rhodanese-like domain-containing protein: protein MEIRRDEQLAHGGEITSAGSGMILKTSEELAGIISLVASSNRWVDRVRLRAEHRWYERLYDGADHDIWVISWLPGQSTGFHDHGDSAGAFVVATGILEEHRPGEQPLTIRPGEPRIFGTGYAHDVRNASLAPAISIHAYSPPLSEMNEYELAGGELVPRERASEEAEGTDWKRRENKEKLNDRPVVLSIEQVLSVARTRLQRLPPDVVYRELIGKQALFVDIRPEGQRAIEGTIPGALVIERNVLEWRLDPLSSARLPVATDHDLRVILFCSEGYTSSLAAAALQDLGLWRATDMIGGFHAWRLAGLPIAEAGQSSSQCSTLRAS, encoded by the coding sequence ATGGAAATCAGAAGAGACGAACAGCTTGCCCACGGCGGCGAGATCACGTCCGCGGGATCCGGCATGATCCTAAAGACCTCAGAGGAGCTCGCCGGTATTATCTCGCTGGTCGCTTCGTCGAATCGATGGGTCGATCGGGTAAGACTCCGTGCTGAACACCGTTGGTACGAGCGGTTATATGACGGTGCGGACCATGACATCTGGGTCATCAGCTGGCTGCCAGGGCAGTCTACCGGGTTCCACGACCATGGCGACTCCGCGGGAGCCTTCGTGGTGGCGACGGGCATTCTCGAGGAGCATCGTCCAGGGGAGCAGCCCCTCACGATCCGTCCAGGGGAGCCGCGCATATTCGGCACCGGCTACGCGCACGATGTCCGCAATGCTTCCCTGGCGCCGGCCATCAGCATCCACGCCTATTCGCCTCCACTCAGTGAGATGAACGAGTACGAACTGGCTGGCGGTGAGCTCGTACCGCGCGAGCGCGCGTCCGAGGAGGCTGAAGGAACAGATTGGAAGCGGAGAGAGAACAAAGAGAAACTGAATGACCGGCCTGTCGTCCTGAGCATCGAGCAGGTGCTTTCCGTGGCGCGCACCCGCCTGCAACGCCTGCCACCTGATGTGGTCTATCGGGAGCTGATTGGAAAGCAGGCCCTGTTCGTCGATATTCGTCCCGAGGGCCAGCGCGCGATTGAGGGTACTATTCCGGGCGCCCTGGTCATCGAGCGGAACGTGCTGGAGTGGCGGCTCGATCCGCTCTCCAGCGCTCGGTTGCCGGTCGCGACCGATCATGATCTCCGGGTCATTCTTTTCTGCTCCGAGGGGTACACCTCGAGCCTCGCCGCTGCCGCTCTCCAGGATCTTGGGCTGTGGCGCGCGACGGACATGATTGGTGGTTTCCATGCATGGAGACTGGCTGGCCTGCCGATCGCGGAAGCGGGCCAGTCTTCCTCGCAGTGTTCGACGCTGAGAGCATCGTAG
- the def gene encoding peptide deformylase, whose protein sequence is MRIKIASVGEPVLRDAARPLRPEEIGTGRIRELIEHMRETLADAPGVGLAAPQVGESLQLAIIEDKAEYQATVAAGELAERERSPVPFHVLINPEIELLSPPEVSFFEGCLSLPGFVAMVPRARHVRVRALNETGQPVQIDAEGWYARILQHEIDHLHGTLYIDRMWHRSFSSIDQHSRHWKSRSTAELVTHFRPK, encoded by the coding sequence ATGAGGATAAAGATTGCGAGTGTTGGTGAGCCTGTCCTGCGTGATGCAGCAAGGCCTCTTCGTCCGGAGGAGATTGGCACTGGCCGTATCCGCGAATTGATCGAGCATATGCGAGAGACGCTTGCGGATGCTCCCGGTGTAGGCCTGGCCGCCCCGCAGGTAGGGGAGTCGCTGCAACTTGCCATTATTGAAGATAAAGCGGAATACCAGGCTACCGTGGCAGCTGGCGAGTTAGCCGAACGGGAGCGGTCGCCCGTCCCATTCCATGTCCTGATCAATCCTGAGATCGAGTTGCTATCGCCGCCAGAGGTAAGTTTCTTTGAGGGTTGTCTCAGCCTCCCCGGCTTTGTGGCGATGGTGCCTCGCGCGAGACACGTCAGAGTGCGGGCACTGAATGAGACAGGGCAGCCTGTACAGATCGACGCGGAGGGATGGTATGCACGGATTCTGCAGCATGAGATTGATCACCTTCACGGAACCTTGTATATCGACCGCATGTGGCACCGCAGCTTCTCCTCCATCGACCAGCACAGCCGGCATTGGAAGTCCAGATCGACCGCGGAACTTGTAACTCATTTTCGTCCTAAGTGA
- a CDS encoding TonB-dependent receptor — translation MKHLVRAFPIILVSSFAIAQNQGGSLSGLVTDASGAALRHAHVIVRNTATNKISQADTVDDGQYTVPLLQAGTYEVTASYDGFEREVHTGVVLAVDQQGRSDFSLKVGSATQTVEVTAAAPLTSTESSEVGTVIDNRKVVGLPLNNRQFYSLALLAPGAYPPAQNSGLGYRGGFNVVGMPEVTNNFSVNGVDDSDEIANAPSFRPSIEGIQEFKLQSGTYTAEYGRRPGAQVNVVTKGGSNSFHGDLFEFIRNQAIDSVNYFTLPGVSPSFKRNQFGGTLGGPILRDKTFFFVNYEGLRLRQTVSPRTTVPTSTMLNGDFRNLGISIKNPYTGLDFKTPNVIDPSLISGLGKTLSGYYPSPTSATLGGGLPSNNYTLNDVRRETMDEISGRVDHTLTNRDSLFANYNYFNDPSYEPYNNQCGTSVLPGFGCSQGLKVIHIAVGETHTFSPTLINEFSIGGNRLHQPKYPDSAQGNYFGLLNAAYNLTSPIGLASTSVNGYGNQGTGAMVPSNRYDTTAQISDSVTFLRGKHTFKAGFLFISSTASYKNTGTGKATFSFSPTATNFTSGYGLADLLLGLPSTVTYSPNAGATHPIVNNYDWFLQDDWKITPYLTINAGLRYELNTPFSDRDNQYSTFDPTLASTTDSVVADHFRIAGRNGEGRYLTSWDLNNFAPRLGFSWQPLKNAATVVRGGFGTYFYSAVTLTTGYTYLQSQFPFAVGQTFTSTKANPVLLSNPFGTGNATSSNTAYAVAAGLPTPYVNEWSLGIQQALNKRILFEATYIGSKGTKLPLSYNLNQGPVRPFTTFANIQGIRNGGDSFYHGLLVKVEQTYGSHFTFLASYTLGKSIDDTPGLISAGDSSKALPQNSLNPRSERGLSDFDIRQRFVVSPVYTLPFGHGQRLLSSGIPALVTGGWQLSGIFTIQGGTPFTPYYASNNSGSFNLSDRPNIAGNPNSGPKTVNAWFNTAAFTAAPLGTFGTAGRNVITGPGYVDVDTAITRTFPIHEDVAFQFRAEAFNLANHPNFQNPTGNFGTTTFGKVTVASDPRQLQFAAKLLF, via the coding sequence ATGAAACATCTGGTACGTGCTTTTCCTATCATCCTGGTATCGTCCTTCGCCATCGCTCAGAACCAGGGTGGTTCTCTCTCAGGCCTTGTCACGGATGCCAGCGGAGCGGCTCTACGGCATGCGCACGTGATCGTTCGCAACACGGCCACCAACAAGATCAGCCAGGCGGACACAGTCGATGACGGCCAGTACACCGTGCCTCTGCTACAGGCAGGCACATACGAAGTCACCGCAAGCTACGACGGCTTCGAGCGCGAGGTTCATACCGGTGTCGTCCTTGCAGTGGACCAGCAGGGCCGTTCCGATTTTTCACTCAAGGTCGGTTCCGCGACCCAGACTGTTGAGGTCACCGCGGCTGCGCCTCTTACTTCCACGGAGAGCTCTGAGGTCGGCACCGTCATCGACAATCGCAAGGTCGTTGGCCTGCCGCTGAACAATCGTCAGTTCTATTCGCTCGCACTCCTCGCACCTGGTGCGTATCCGCCTGCACAGAACTCGGGCCTTGGTTATCGCGGTGGTTTCAACGTGGTCGGCATGCCGGAAGTGACGAATAACTTCAGCGTCAACGGCGTCGATGACAGCGACGAGATCGCCAATGCGCCTTCGTTCCGGCCATCCATCGAAGGGATCCAGGAGTTCAAGCTACAGAGCGGAACTTACACTGCCGAATATGGACGCAGGCCGGGAGCCCAGGTCAATGTCGTGACCAAAGGCGGAAGCAACAGCTTCCATGGCGATCTCTTCGAATTCATTCGCAACCAGGCAATCGACTCGGTCAATTACTTCACCCTTCCCGGCGTCTCACCCTCTTTCAAGAGGAATCAGTTCGGGGGCACGCTCGGCGGCCCCATCCTCCGCGATAAGACGTTCTTCTTCGTGAACTATGAAGGCCTGCGACTCAGGCAGACAGTCTCTCCAAGAACAACTGTTCCTACCTCCACGATGCTCAACGGCGACTTTCGAAACCTTGGCATCTCGATCAAGAATCCGTACACGGGCCTGGACTTCAAGACTCCTAACGTGATCGATCCGAGTCTCATCAGCGGACTCGGAAAAACGCTCTCCGGATACTATCCCTCGCCCACGAGCGCGACGCTTGGAGGCGGGCTGCCAAGTAACAACTACACACTCAATGACGTGCGGCGCGAGACCATGGATGAGATATCCGGCCGCGTCGATCATACCTTGACGAACCGCGACTCACTTTTCGCTAACTACAACTATTTCAACGACCCATCCTATGAGCCGTATAACAATCAGTGCGGAACATCCGTGCTTCCAGGGTTTGGTTGCAGCCAGGGTCTCAAGGTCATTCACATCGCCGTTGGCGAGACACACACCTTCTCGCCAACCCTGATCAATGAGTTCAGCATCGGCGGCAATCGTCTGCACCAGCCGAAATATCCTGATTCCGCCCAAGGCAACTACTTTGGCTTGCTGAACGCGGCATACAACCTGACCTCGCCGATCGGCCTTGCCAGCACCAGCGTCAACGGCTATGGCAACCAGGGAACGGGTGCGATGGTTCCATCGAACCGCTATGACACCACGGCGCAGATCAGCGACTCCGTCACCTTCCTGCGCGGGAAGCATACGTTCAAGGCGGGCTTCCTTTTCATCAGTTCCACCGCGTCTTACAAGAACACCGGCACTGGCAAAGCGACCTTCTCCTTTTCGCCGACGGCAACTAACTTCACCAGTGGCTATGGTCTTGCCGACTTACTCCTTGGACTGCCGAGCACCGTAACCTATAGCCCCAACGCGGGCGCGACGCACCCCATCGTCAATAACTACGACTGGTTTCTCCAGGACGATTGGAAGATCACGCCATACCTCACCATTAACGCGGGCCTTCGCTACGAGCTCAATACGCCGTTCTCCGACCGCGACAACCAGTACTCTACCTTCGATCCGACCCTCGCCTCAACCACGGACTCCGTCGTTGCGGATCACTTCCGTATTGCGGGCCGCAATGGCGAGGGCCGATATCTCACGTCCTGGGATCTGAACAACTTCGCGCCGCGCCTTGGCTTTTCCTGGCAACCTTTGAAGAATGCCGCCACGGTAGTCCGCGGAGGGTTTGGCACATACTTCTACTCGGCTGTGACCTTGACTACGGGCTACACCTATCTGCAGTCGCAGTTCCCCTTCGCCGTTGGGCAGACCTTCACCTCCACCAAGGCGAATCCGGTGCTGCTCTCGAACCCATTTGGAACGGGCAATGCTACAAGCTCCAATACTGCCTATGCCGTCGCAGCCGGTCTCCCCACTCCGTACGTCAACGAGTGGAGTCTCGGGATACAGCAGGCCTTGAACAAGAGGATCCTCTTCGAGGCAACGTACATCGGTTCCAAGGGAACCAAACTTCCGCTCAGCTACAACCTCAACCAGGGGCCTGTCCGTCCCTTCACGACCTTCGCGAATATTCAGGGAATCCGTAACGGAGGCGACTCGTTCTACCACGGTCTTCTGGTGAAGGTAGAGCAGACCTACGGCTCTCACTTCACCTTCCTTGCCTCCTACACTCTCGGCAAGTCCATCGATGACACGCCGGGTCTCATCAGCGCTGGCGACTCCTCGAAGGCTCTCCCTCAGAACTCGCTCAATCCTCGCAGTGAGCGCGGCCTCTCGGACTTCGACATCCGCCAGCGCTTCGTCGTCAGCCCTGTATACACGCTTCCCTTTGGACATGGGCAGCGGCTTCTGAGCTCCGGTATACCGGCACTGGTGACCGGTGGCTGGCAGTTATCGGGCATCTTCACGATACAAGGTGGCACTCCGTTCACGCCCTACTACGCAAGCAACAACAGCGGCAGCTTCAATCTCTCGGACCGCCCGAATATCGCAGGCAATCCCAACAGCGGTCCTAAGACGGTAAACGCCTGGTTCAACACGGCAGCCTTCACGGCCGCGCCCCTCGGCACCTTCGGAACTGCGGGCCGCAACGTCATCACGGGCCCCGGCTACGTCGACGTCGACACGGCCATCACGCGCACCTTCCCCATCCACGAAGACGTCGCCTTTCAGTTCCGCGCCGAGGCCTTCAACCTCGCCAACCATCCCAACTTCCAGAACCCGACCGGCAACTTCGGCACAACCACCTTCGGCAAGGTGACGGTCGCAAGCGATCCACGTCAACTTCAGTTCGCCGCCAAGCTGCTCTTCTAA
- a CDS encoding ABC transporter substrate-binding protein produces the protein MSDTQSTPSTRSSLFYSRCPAVPTNSSLAAQLGFLDEEFALEHDLDIRSEVIGLDPNPNPPYEDRLWLRHAGHVKAVWARSKGADTKLVTFSWLEGSYPIFVRRESGIKTVADLKGKRLAALKFKDTPFDLLRAQNLKVYDAALGTAGLTLDDVTLVDVPQEKHNKPEPDSKGTAPKKSVFASIARDLSLWLLNDKVDAVTARIPADIAEFFDLVEIYDTRNHPDANARVNPGVLRNVVVSGALLRERRDLVVRILARLLEASDWAREHPEKTLELLAKDLSTTPEALETYFEDLASGIQVDATTQQVEALRTQKDFLLKHGFLDNDFDIDEWVDLTPLQEARALLAARHEKEAGVLVS, from the coding sequence ATGTCTGACACGCAGAGCACGCCATCCACACGCAGCAGCCTCTTCTACTCCCGCTGCCCTGCCGTTCCCACCAACTCCAGCCTGGCTGCGCAACTCGGCTTTCTGGACGAAGAGTTTGCGCTTGAGCACGATCTCGATATCCGCTCCGAAGTCATCGGTCTCGACCCGAACCCGAACCCTCCCTATGAGGATCGCCTCTGGCTTCGCCATGCCGGTCACGTCAAGGCAGTCTGGGCGCGGTCAAAAGGTGCAGACACAAAACTTGTTACTTTCTCCTGGCTCGAAGGTTCCTATCCCATCTTTGTCCGCCGTGAGTCCGGCATCAAGACCGTGGCCGATCTAAAAGGCAAACGCCTCGCAGCCCTCAAGTTCAAGGACACCCCCTTCGATCTCCTTCGCGCGCAGAACCTCAAGGTCTACGACGCAGCCCTTGGCACCGCAGGCCTCACGCTGGACGACGTTACCCTCGTCGATGTCCCACAGGAGAAGCACAACAAGCCGGAGCCAGACAGCAAGGGCACGGCCCCGAAGAAGAGCGTCTTCGCCTCCATCGCTCGCGACCTTTCGCTCTGGCTTCTCAACGACAAGGTCGATGCCGTGACCGCTCGCATCCCCGCGGATATCGCGGAGTTCTTCGATCTTGTCGAGATATACGACACCCGCAATCACCCCGACGCGAACGCAAGGGTGAACCCGGGCGTGCTACGGAACGTCGTGGTCAGCGGAGCCCTCTTGCGCGAACGCCGCGACCTCGTCGTCCGTATCCTCGCCCGCCTGCTCGAAGCGTCCGACTGGGCAAGAGAGCATCCGGAGAAGACCCTCGAACTTCTCGCCAAAGACCTGAGCACAACACCCGAAGCGCTCGAGACCTACTTCGAAGATCTGGCCAGCGGCATTCAGGTCGACGCCACCACGCAACAGGTTGAAGCCCTGCGCACCCAGAAGGACTTTCTCCTCAAGCACGGCTTCCTCGACAACGACTTCGACATCGACGAGTGGGTGGATCTCACCCCCCTGCAGGAGGCACGCGCGCTGCTCGCTGCCCGTCACGAGAAGGAAGCCGGCGTTCTCGTCTCCTGA
- a CDS encoding MFS transporter, protein MMSTFSPAVPSVPLPALSGQETAAPSRPALGSFSRHASLALLLALGVVCVVDAVIISSLLTPIKTSLHLTDEQFSRTASLLTFAGIAGAPVFAFFANRFGRKRVLLAGILLWSIASIGSGLAAGLAGLLLWRATTGFGEAAYNGLAPSWLADLYSAKWRNFVFSLFMLRNKVGYAVALWAGATIASRYDWHHAFFVAGIPGLVLAVGLLFLKEPRPGEADGAIVRAAKPGSRELLQVLRYPGYIAHAVALLVFFIAQAGLIWIPAYLHRVYGLTNKEAAGFFAGVQLYTLPVGLIGGYLAGLTLQKLRGGLAGFLSLTSLLSAAAAYLAYTSHDLAVTKAFIITFVCAFGASAGTLTTLVVETVPPEHRISAGSFSAIISTGVSGIVGPELIGILSDHFGLQKAILVAPTAYFTAGLLWAALAIWLATRSLPQTASHIEGIPSR, encoded by the coding sequence ATGATGAGCACCTTCAGCCCCGCAGTCCCTTCAGTCCCCTTGCCCGCTCTTTCCGGGCAAGAGACCGCCGCACCCTCACGACCCGCGCTCGGCAGTTTCTCGCGACACGCTTCCCTGGCGTTGTTGCTTGCGCTCGGAGTCGTCTGTGTTGTGGATGCCGTCATCATCAGCTCGCTCCTCACGCCGATCAAGACCAGCCTCCACCTCACCGACGAGCAATTCTCCCGCACCGCTTCCCTGCTCACTTTTGCCGGCATCGCCGGTGCGCCCGTCTTCGCCTTCTTCGCCAACCGCTTCGGGCGCAAGCGCGTACTCCTCGCGGGCATCCTCCTCTGGAGCATCGCCTCCATTGGCAGCGGCCTCGCCGCGGGTCTCGCCGGCTTGTTACTGTGGCGCGCCACCACAGGCTTCGGCGAAGCCGCCTACAACGGTCTCGCTCCAAGCTGGCTCGCCGATCTTTACTCCGCGAAGTGGCGCAATTTCGTCTTCTCCCTCTTCATGCTGCGCAACAAGGTCGGCTATGCCGTAGCGCTGTGGGCTGGCGCAACCATTGCCAGCCGCTACGATTGGCACCACGCCTTCTTCGTCGCTGGCATCCCCGGCCTCGTGCTCGCCGTAGGCCTTCTCTTCCTCAAAGAGCCACGCCCGGGCGAGGCCGATGGAGCAATTGTTCGAGCAGCGAAGCCAGGATCCAGAGAACTGCTGCAGGTCTTACGCTATCCCGGCTACATCGCGCACGCGGTCGCCTTGCTCGTCTTCTTCATCGCACAGGCAGGGCTCATCTGGATCCCCGCATACCTTCACCGCGTCTATGGCCTCACTAACAAAGAAGCCGCGGGTTTCTTCGCGGGCGTCCAGCTCTATACCCTGCCCGTCGGATTGATCGGCGGCTATCTCGCCGGTCTCACATTGCAGAAGCTTCGCGGCGGCCTCGCAGGCTTCCTTAGCCTCACATCTCTCCTATCCGCCGCCGCTGCCTACCTCGCCTACACCTCGCATGATCTCGCCGTCACCAAGGCCTTCATCATTACCTTCGTCTGCGCCTTCGGAGCAAGCGCCGGAACATTGACCACGCTGGTCGTCGAGACCGTTCCGCCCGAACATCGCATCAGCGCCGGCTCCTTCTCCGCCATCATCTCCACCGGGGTCTCGGGCATCGTCGGCCCTGAGCTCATCGGCATTCTCTCGGATCACTTCGGGCTTCAGAAAGCCATCCTCGTCGCTCCCACGGCCTACTTCACGGCGGGCCTTCTCTGGGCCGCCCTGGCCATCTGGCTCGCCACCCGCAGCCTCCCCCAAACAGCAAGCCACATTGAAGGGATCCCATCACGATGA